A stretch of Pomacea canaliculata isolate SZHN2017 linkage group LG6, ASM307304v1, whole genome shotgun sequence DNA encodes these proteins:
- the LOC112566928 gene encoding uncharacterized protein LOC112566928 produces the protein MLANATEESRVLNTIRAQTYDTDTVVSREIYTTFRLIFVGFLALVLAILGISTNVVNCLVFQRQGLGDRMNLCLFCLALADLGLLLFVFPFSMITIFCDLGLFGVTEEHYFKTSLYSLGIVYAFRTTSGCYNMVIAVERCVCVLFPLRAVSLIRTRTMGIILASIAVTLQVGFLTLPFRHQLVRLDMDGKVVWYLGLSAAWAANQKLFDIIFSHILSVILPLVTFHVVSIATLVTVVKLRVAMAWREKTSSAGTTNDSQMALTKTLVLVSCVYIVTTLPLVGSKLVSVVSSDFSVLGRYLMLYNLITYVANVFPLINSFVHFFVYYSRSSRFRRELTLLCLQLKTRRKILSNRRNVGFKK, from the coding sequence ATGTTAGCTAACGCAACCGAAGAGAGTCGTGTTCTAAACACAATCAGAGCTCAGACCTACGATACAGACACTGTAGTAAGCagagaaatatatacaacattTCGCTTGATATTTGTAGGATTTCTCGCTCTAGTTCTCGCTATTCTCGGCATCTCCACCAACGTggtcaactgcctggtgttccaGCGCCAAGGACTTGGggaccgcatgaacctctgcctcttctgcttGGCCCTTGCAGACTTAGGCTTGTTATTGTTTGTCTTCCCCTTCAGCATGATCACCATCTTCTGCGATCTGGGTTTGTTCGGGGTTACTGAAGAACACTACTTCAAGACATCTCTTTATTCCCTGGGTATAGTGTACGCTTTCAGAACCACATCCGGTTGCTACAACATGGTGATCGCAGTGGAGCGCTGTGTTTGCGTCCTGTTCCCGCTTCGCGCCGTGTCCCTCATCCGGACCCGAACCATGGGCATCATCCTGGCGTCCATCGCTGTGACCCTGCAGGTCGGCTTCCTCACCCTGCCCTTCAGACACCAGCTCGTCAGGCTGGACATGGACGGGAAGGTGGTGTGGTATCTCGGTCTGTCAGCAGCGTGGGCCGCCAACCAGAAGCtgtttgacattattttctctcacatacTCAGCGTCATCCTGCCCTTAGTCACTTTTCACGTCGTTTCCATAGCAACACTCGTGACGGTAGTGAAGCTGCGGGTGGCCATGGCGTGGAGAGAAAAGACCAGCTCTGCCGGAACAACCAATGACAGCCAGATGGCGCTTACCAAGACCCTGGTTCTCGTCTCGTGTGTTTACATTGTTACCACGTTGCCCCTTGTTGGCTCTAAGCTGGTCAGTGTCGTGTCATCGGATTTCTCTGTCTTGGGTAGATACCTCATGCTGTACAACCTTATCACATATGTGGCCAACGTGTTTCCTCTGATAAACAGCTTTGTCCATTTCTTCGTGTACTATTCTCGGTCTTCGAGATTCAGACGGGAACTGACACTCTTGTGTTTACAATTGAAAACAAGGCGAAAGATTCTATCCAATCGGCGAAATGTTGGATTCAAGAAATGA